TTGCCCACACAAAATTGGGAAAAGGCATAGACGCTGATAGGACGTAAGATTCGTTAGATCcagcaattaatttttttttttggtgtcaaAATTAACTGCAGCATCAAAATTAGAAGATCCAACGTGCTCCAACTATGGAAACTAGGTGTTAACTGCAGACCTAATGTGTGTGCAATTTAGAAATAATTAAAATGAATTAGTTTTATACaatatttttgctttttccataaatcaaattgatataatttttttattaaagaacTTTGGTTTATAATGTAACAGTAATTTGGTAGTTGGATTAAGGTGGTTATGAGTAGTTATAAAGACAAAGGCTCCGTTTGATaacactgaatctgaattctaaattctgaattctgaattctgaatactaaaataattaatttgctgagttttaagcactgaaaagagatatatgaatgtctgaatcttaatgctgaatctatttatactgtttgataaatattcataacttaatgcttaataagctaaattgtacaattttgcccttctatcttttaatccaaaaaggaaatagaacctatgatttaattaacttaaaattgttaggtatgaaaatgacaatgattGTGAAGAGCAATGCATACAGTGACAATGTTTCTTTGTGTGGGAAAAGGGTATGGTTTCATTGTTTTGAGAATGGGAAAACGAGCTTTTAATACTCCAAAAGCACGTTcaattacatttctcaatcttgCATGTACTTGGTTAAAACgttcttctttcttttgatcTTGGACGAGAAGCATTTCGAAAATCAGACAATCAATATCTAATATTTCGATATGGTGTCATAAAGCCACGTGTGTGTGGATAAACTGCATcacataaataatatttatctgcacaaaaaaaatatatatcaaaatataaatgtttgtggatgaaaattactgcaaaaaaaatactattgttaaaaaaaaattttgaatagagaatattaggttgttttgtttaattagataaggattttgaataggGAATATTAGGTTGTTAATTAGAAAAgtattttgaatgtaattaacaaacagggatatatttggtagataagataaagtagttgaagtaaatctcttgattcttatcaaattaagcattcagttacgattcttgtgctgaaaaaaatacatacaaattcagcaccacttaataagttcagcaggtgaatttttatttatcaaacacccacaacatctgaatgtctgaatgaattcagattcagcacttttttgTGTTATCAAACAGGCACAAAGTATGATGATCAGGTGATGAacggaaaaattaaaatttttttttgtatggatGAAGTTAGAAGTTCAAAAAATGTCTAAAATTGTTTACATCAATTGCCACTCTTCTGGCATTTCTTTTGGGAGGCGATGCAATATTCATTGGCAGATTAGTTAATCCAATAGTTATGTAGAAGTGAAAGTTTTCCAAATGAGATGTGGATAGATAATGGTAAACGTTTAAAAGATACTTTTAAAAGGGTAAATGTTAACACCAAATATCTGTTTACACTTTATTATATGATAAGATAATTTGAGATGCGTACGCTTAACGGTTCAAATTGATTACCACGAACATTTTCATGATTCAAAAGTTAAATCCCATTCATTCATTTAACATGATAGAGTAACCGTtgtatttaaattttatttgttttctcttcttcttcttttttttctgggtAATTTTTGGGAAGCCTCTTGCTCATGGAGAAGAAGTTGGAAAGTGGCTGCTAAATGCCATGTGCTAACTGCTAATCGACTTGACTAAAAAATCACATGAGGCTGCCGAGTGATGAATGATGATTCATCATTAAGGGCCCTAATCCACAGCCGTCCATTTTATACAATTAGGTCAACTAACTCCATTTTAATGCTCTAATTACCACACAGAAAAACTATAAAATAAAGGGGaataaaagaacaaagaaatagTAGAACCGGCGTACCATAATATCTAGGAAGGGAAGGAAACCCTCATAATAAATTCACACGTCCATCCAGCCAAGCGGATTGTGAAGCCCATCCGCCGCGGCCCGACGATACATAGCCCGCAGGTAACTCACGTGACAATATTTTCCGCGCCAACCTCGGCCTTCATTCATTCGAATATTCCTCCTTTTTCGCTAATCATGGGCAACCCAATTGCTTTTTCCACTCCTGTTTTCTCTACTTTCACTACTGCACCCtacttctcctttttttttgggataaaacaaacaaaaagatAAAGCTTTAATCTTTTCTACTATCTTTTTTTGGGGGTTAATTGATATGGAGGTACACATTTGGTGGACTTTAAGTACgttataaattataagttgaaactaATCTATGGACTTTATCATAAATTTGTGCAAAATCATACTGTTATAAAAAGACCATTCACATAATTTTCTAGAATTATAAAAAGGCTATTCAAATATTGTAACGTCATGCTTATTGCTGGGATCTAGAATCACACTAGAGCTTAGCATCGAAATATCTAATGTGCGATATGTATGCACTTCTCTTGTATCAAATTGCAATAATGCATGTTTATTAATTATTCTTCTAAATTTTGGTCcaaaatctttttcttttctcatgcAATCATTCTCGTCTTCTTACAAATACAGGTACAAAATATGATCCATACTACGTGTAAGTTATCGTACACGTAATTCATGTGCAATAAATATGATGAATATTAGTTCAGAAATTTGATTGTGTTGcgttgttttcttgtctctctTATCTCTTTATCACGATTATTGGAATTACAAGGGTCTCCTCATTTGAGATTACAACTTCAATTATAATGTAAAATAATTGTACTCGtaataaaaacaaagaaattcatAAACTTAAACTTTGGATATGTTTAGTGAAGAAATACATCCTTACCATGTATTAAAGATTCATGAGTGAATTTGATTATATAACTTATCTTATACTACATGAAATGATACTTGTACTATAAATTTATCAATGTTAATATCTTTaacttatatatatacacatacaaaGCTTCATAGCATCATAAAAAGCTAGAAAGAGGGAACAAAACCTCGAATTGgttaaataagagaaaaatctttattttttccaaatcaATGCAGAGAGGGAACAAGATTGGAAGtagaaaaatcttttgaagTGGAAATAGCAATTAGTGGATGAGAATTCCCTGTCCAAATTTTGGCGCAAACTTCGCGTTGACCACCTCAATGTCGATGCGCGTAGAATAGGAATAATACCAATTCAAAATCCACTCTCTTCCAAATTTAACCAACCAAGTTTACGCTGCTGTTTTATTTGGGGGAGGGAACAGAGGGATCTTCACATAAGAATTATATTAAATCCTCCCCCGCCCCACATCAATGTTTTACGTGCATATAATAAAGATCCATAAATTATTTTTGGCAGTATGCAATCTTCAACTCtgctcatcatcatcatcatcatcactccATCATGATTGATAATTCCCTCCGCAAGTCGAAACTCTGACTGCGCATTCAAAAAGAAAACTGTCACATGCACAAAGTTACTTGGATCATTTTGCAAGATATTGCAATACTCCTCTGGGATTCACCTTCCACTTCTTCTGGAGTCGccttttgtcttttcttttaatGAATTTCAACACttgaattttagtttttaagatATCATCACTCGATGGAACTACTACTCAGATAGTGCATCTAATGACGATATTGAATTCCTATGGCAAGCCCAGTTGCATAAGTAGAAGTAGAAGGAGAGCCTTCAAGTTTCAATAACAGGTCAGTCAGGCTATTTTCCTTTTCTGATCATTGGGATTTAATTTGAGATGTTTATGTCTTCTGGGTTTTGTATTATTTTGCATAATCGGGAATTTAAGTGCTTATTTGTGCATTAGTTGTATGAGATGGATGGGATATTGGTGATGATTTCTTTGGTTAGTTATGGCGGTGATGGatgattctcttttttttttgaagtaacaATTTTTTAGGACGCTGATATTTATGTAGTTTACTGAAATCTTTTGAgggtttttttttggtttactgTGATAATAGGTCCCTTTGATCAATGATGATGACGGTGGTAATGATTATGGTCTGCTTACCTTTTTAGCTTTAGCTGTTTTACTTTTGACAAacttgttttttatttgtcggAGATGATGAGGGAGCTATTAAATCCGTTCAGGCTCTAAAGCCTAGAAAGTTCCTCTTCGCCGATGATATACCGAATTTGATTTTGCTGCTTCTGCATTTAATTTCAATCTATCTTGCTGTTTTTCTCCGGCCTTCCAATTTCGAACTTTAATATGGGTTTTAACGTATAGCACGTTGTTTTAATTTTCACCAGACAATTGGGGATGTGAATTTGCATTAATGTGCTTTATTATGTAAAATTTAGctgtttttcttctttgaatCCGTGGTTCTCTCCCTATCTGTCATTTGTCTAGCATGTATGGGCCCTTTGCTCTTTTGGTGTTTATATTGAAAACCTTTGAGCTTTGGATGCTTATCATTGATTTCAATTtcacttttttccttaaatctgTCTTTGAAACCTATATTTCCTACTATTTTAAATTGTAAAGCAATGAAGGTACGGATTTTAATTGCTTGAGCCTTTGTTCCTTCGCCTGATGTTTGGGTTCTGAAATGCTGCAATAAGTACTTTGTGATTACATTGTGCTGTCTGTTCTCGATTATGAATATGGAGCATTTTGCTGTAGAGAAGTTGGGAATGCAGTGCTCTGTCAAATCTAGACTCCAAATTTTGGTTATGCTGCAGTTATCATGGCATAATGGAAGAGATAGTGTAAGCTGTATTTGCTATACAGGACAACAGATGTGGTCTTTGTTGTTTTGCTAATGCTACTTAAAATGTTGGCACTTTGCTTACCACATTTAAAGTTGTGATACTCTGTAAATTCTACAAGCATGACATTATTTCTGACATGTGGGGATCCGTCCTGGTCTTTTCTGTGCAGTGTCTGATCTGAATCCACATTGACTTGCGTTAAAGATGGAAGGTAACCAAAATACACCAAGTGTTATTGCCAGGTTGATGGGAATTGATGAGCTGCCGCCTCAGCAGCCCTCCCACAGACAACTGAAAGTGCTTTCTGAGGATTATCTCCGCAAAAGTGCTTCTATAGGTATGCTAGGGGAGAGTTCACTCCTTTTGAGCCGCTTAGCTAGGAAAACTGCTGAGAAACAGTATGCAGTTAAGCATGTCTTTAGCAGTGAGATCCCAGAAAACGGCAAACGAAGTTCACAGTCAATTCCTGGTTTAAAACCAAATCAGGCTACAATTCCTGGTTTACATCTTCAGAGATCTGACATTTTTCATCAGAAGGGTGACATGGAATCTGGGGAGTATGTGGAGCTCTTACAATATAAATGCAGGGTACTGAATGCAAAAGTAACAGAAACTGAAAAGATGACCACTGAGCCTCCCACGTATTGTTTTATGGATCCCTGGCAAATTGAAAATAAATCTGCCAAAGAGAAATGGAAATATATGAGTGGCAGGCAGAGATATGCATCAAGATCAAGAATCACAACCGAGGACTCTTCAGTTCATGCACCTAAGGCTCTGGTGACTTCCTCCCAAGGTTCCTTTGGTTGGAAACATGGAGAACAAGTTTCATGCCCCTTTCATAGTGGGTCATTTTTTGCCAGCGAAGCAAAGAAGCAAATTTTTGAACGATGGAAGACAACTAGAAGCTTTCCAGATATTGAAGTGTCAGGCAGGAGATGTAGTCTTGGTCAAATGTTTGCTATTCAGGACAAGGAAGCTAGGCCCACGAGCTTGTATTCCAAACTTGAAGAGAACCGTTTCAGCAATCCATCTTGTCTTGAAAAAGAAAGCTCTGAGTTTGGTATTTCTTTGGTTAGCACAAAGGTTGGTTCAACAAACAAGTATATCAGAAATCTACGAAGGCCCaaacttttgaagtattctCCATTTGCAAGTGAATCCACCAGTTTTAAGACCAGGGTTGAAGCTTCCAAAAACAGCTACTGTTCTGGGAAAAAAGAAACTGTAACTGATAAACATCAGAAGTTGAATAGTGAAAAATTCTATGGAAAGGATAGCTTAGAATCAGGGGATTCAACAGTTATACGTGAGAAACAGCATCAGTACCTCAGTGCAGATTTAGAGTGTAGTCACAATCCAGATTATGAGCTATCAAATTCCAAGATTCTTTCTTCAGATTCAGATGATAATGTTTCTCTGGAAGTTAACCAGGGGGTTCAGGATGACTTGGAGAAGGGCATGCACAAGGAGGCAGAAGGTTATAGCTGTTCTGACGTCTCAGACAATTTGGCTCGGCAGGTTTGTTTGTGCTTTCCACATTGTCCATCAGACACTGGCTTGAGTGTTATATTACACATATCTATAATGATTTTTTGTCCACGTTTCCATTAGCCAAATAAAGTCTGTTTGCATGTCAAGGCAGTTTTGTTGTGCTGCTTGGTTGCTTGGTGCATTAAAATGCAAATAGCAATATCCTAATGGAGGATTTCATATTTATCACCATTCATGTTTCTACTGTTAATTCCAGTAAAAGTTGGAAAATGTACATTCACTTTGTGGTTTAGAAACATTG
This portion of the Coffea arabica cultivar ET-39 chromosome 2e, Coffea Arabica ET-39 HiFi, whole genome shotgun sequence genome encodes:
- the LOC140036594 gene encoding uncharacterized protein encodes the protein MEGNQNTPSVIARLMGIDELPPQQPSHRQLKVLSEDYLRKSASIGMLGESSLLLSRLARKTAEKQYAVKHVFSSEIPENGKRSSQSIPGLKPNQATIPGLHLQRSDIFHQKGDMESGEYVELLQYKCRVLNAKVTETEKMTTEPPTYCFMDPWQIENKSAKEKWKYMSGRQRYASRSRITTEDSSVHAPKALVTSSQGSFGWKHGEQVSCPFHSGSFFASEAKKQIFERWKTTRSFPDIEVSGRRCSLGQMFAIQDKEARPTSLYSKLEENRFSNPSCLEKESSEFGISLVSTKVGSTNKYIRNLRRPKLLKYSPFASESTSFKTRVEASKNSYCSGKKETVTDKHQKLNSEKFYGKDSLESGDSTVIREKQHQYLSADLECSHNPDYELSNSKILSSDSDDNVSLEVNQGVQDDLEKGMHKEAEGYSCSDVSDNLARQKSSCDSPGEEFILRCTAKDSEFAINLREINQPSPDSVLEPLFKEENPPDSEIFKSSISDLSGLALKLHLLNPKSEETNSEGSGMAVSSDEDTEKESVDLSRDNGKLWGMSRPEESRDFSYLVDVLDEDNLCGMDLAIWHGRESPVSPSVFEALEKKYGKQTSWVKSERRLLFDLINSRLRDILDSCMDFCMSRKPLRRRLSSNLSRDDIEEELWILLSQDKEVRKDLGDKVLGGEMKWMELEGDISIICREIVEYLIDELAAEFCSSESP